The nucleotide sequence TTGATTTGGTTTCTATGGTTAAAAATGGGAAAAAGAAATTGTTAAGCAGTTTCCGATTGGGTTTAGAATTATTGGATAAGCTGGATTTATCCAAATACCCGTGGCTTTTTTGTTTCAAAAAGTTATGTCCAACCGAAGATTAAAAGTGAGGAGTACTCAGTATTTAACATTCTTTACAAAATTTTATTTTTTTATATAATCTTTATTATGGAGATTGCTTTAAGAGTGGAAGATTTATATCGTTCCTTCAAAATCCATTTCTGGGAAAAGAAAAAGGAGATATTAAAAGGGATTTCTTTTGAAGTCTATAAGGGTGAGGTCTTTGGCTTCCTGGGACCGAATGGGGCAGGTAAGACGACGACGATTAAATCCATAACCGGCTTGATAAAACCGGACCGGGGAAAGATAGAAATATTTGGTTATCCGCCCAATTCCCTAGAGGCGAAAAAGCGGATTGGGTTCTTACCTGAGTCTCCTTACTTTTATGAACATCTGAGTGGTTATGAGTTTTTAAAAATCCATTCCCTGCTTTGCAACGAATATACAGACAAAAATCGGCTGTGGGATTTGCTGGACCGGGTTGGTTTGAAAAAGGCTGCAGATTTACCTTTGAGAAAATATTCCCGGGGTATGCTCCAGC is from candidate division WOR-3 bacterium and encodes:
- a CDS encoding ABC transporter ATP-binding protein, which produces MEIALRVEDLYRSFKIHFWEKKKEILKGISFEVYKGEVFGFLGPNGAGKTTTIKSITGLIKPDRGKIEIFGYPPNSLEAKKRIGFLPESPYFYEHLSGYEFLKIHSLLCNEYTDKNRLWDLLDRVGLKKAADLPLRKYSRGMLQRIGIAQALVGNPDLLILDEPLTGLDPIGRKEIKDLILELKKQGKTIFFSSHILPDAEAVCDRIGIIIEGRIMQVGPLNELLKKGTRTDEITLEEWFFEQVKGTKQSREINELEPEVRND